The Sulfurospirillum halorespirans DSM 13726 genome has a window encoding:
- a CDS encoding Lrp/AsnC family transcriptional regulator, which yields MDEIDVQILKLLERTGRLSHEEIGKLVHISRPAVHQRVAKLEKNGVIKGYRAIIDWRMLEQKIQVFIFVKVKCQSFQQITAKILNITLENGAILECQRLAGEWCMVLKVRVSSPDDITRFLDELVTFSEVYETSTTFILSTLHENGFSEL from the coding sequence ATGGATGAAATTGATGTACAGATTCTAAAATTGCTGGAACGCACTGGCAGGCTTTCCCATGAAGAGATTGGAAAGCTGGTTCATATCTCAAGACCTGCTGTGCATCAGCGTGTGGCTAAGCTTGAGAAAAATGGGGTGATTAAAGGGTATCGCGCCATTATTGATTGGCGAATGCTGGAGCAAAAAATTCAAGTGTTTATCTTTGTCAAAGTGAAATGCCAATCGTTTCAACAGATTACTGCAAAAATTCTCAACATCACCCTAGAGAACGGTGCTATCTTAGAGTGCCAGCGTTTAGCAGGCGAGTGGTGCATGGTGTTAAAAGTACGCGTGAGTTCTCCGGATGATATTACACGCTTTTTGGATGAGCTTGTAACGTTTTCTGAAGTGTATGAGACATCGACCACGTTTATTCTCTCAACCCTGCATGAAAACGGCTTTAGTGAACTGTAA
- the rpsG gene encoding 30S ribosomal protein S7, which yields MRRRKAPVREVLPDPIYNSKIITKFINALMLDGKKSVATKVFYGSLELAEKRSGTLKGIEIFNAAIDNVKPVMEVKSRRVGGATYQVPVEVRTTRQQALALRWLVSYARKRSERTMIERLANELLDAANNRGATFKKKEDTYKMAEANKAFAHYRW from the coding sequence ATGAGAAGAAGAAAAGCTCCTGTAAGAGAAGTATTACCAGATCCAATCTACAATAGCAAGATTATCACAAAGTTTATCAATGCGTTGATGCTCGATGGAAAAAAGAGTGTTGCTACGAAAGTATTTTATGGTTCATTAGAACTCGCTGAAAAAAGAAGTGGAACACTCAAGGGTATTGAAATTTTTAATGCAGCTATCGATAACGTTAAGCCTGTTATGGAAGTAAAAAGCAGACGTGTCGGTGGAGCAACCTATCAAGTTCCTGTCGAAGTTAGAACAACTCGTCAACAAGCATTGGCTCTTAGATGGTTAGTCTCTTACGCTCGTAAAAGAAGTGAGAGAACGATGATCGAGAGGTTGGCCAATGAACTTTTAGATGCTGCTAATAATAGAGGCGCTACCTTTAAGAAAAAAGAAGATACTTATAAAATGGCAGAAGCAAACAAAGCGTTTGCTCACTATCGCTGGTAA
- the fusA gene encoding elongation factor G, whose translation MARNTPIGMVRNIGIAAHIDAGKTTTTERILFYTGISHKIGEVHDGAATMDWMEQEKERGITITSAATTCSWKDHQINIIDTPGHVDFTIEVERSMRVLDGAVAVFCAVGGVQPQSETVWRQANRYKVPRMVFVNKMDRVGADFYNVEAQIKNRLKANPVPIQIPIGAEENFKGVIDLVEMKALVWDDDAAMGSNYQVVEIPADLMDKATEYRERMVEAVSETSDELMEKYLGGEVLTNVEIKAGIKAGCLAMTFIPMICGTAFKNKGVQPLLDAVIDYMPAPTEVHAIKGEYEDGHECVVDSTDEGEFAALAFKIMTDPFVGQLTFVRVYRGSLESGSYAYNTTKDKKERIGRLLKMHANKREEIKVLHSGEIGAVVGLKDTLTGDTLASEKDPVILERMVFPDPVISVAVEPKTKADQEKMGIALQKLAQEDPSFRVETDEESGQTIISGMGELHLEILVDRMLREFKVSAEVGQPQVAYRETIRASVNQEYKYAKQSGGRGQYGHVYLKIEPQDAGKGYEFVNDIKGGAIPKEFIPAVDKGIKEALGAGVLAGYKVEDIKVTLYDGSYHDVDSSEMAFKLAASMGFKEGCRKAKPVILEPIMKVEVETPEDFMGDVIGDLNRRRGQINSMDDRSGNKIVNAFCPLAEMFGYSTDLRSQTQGRASYSMEFDHYDEVPRNVAEEIIKKRNG comes from the coding sequence ATGGCAAGAAATACCCCTATTGGAATGGTTAGAAACATCGGTATTGCTGCGCACATTGATGCAGGTAAAACCACAACAACAGAAAGAATCCTTTTTTACACCGGTATCTCTCACAAAATTGGTGAGGTACATGATGGTGCTGCAACAATGGACTGGATGGAGCAAGAGAAAGAGCGAGGTATTACCATTACTTCTGCTGCGACAACATGTTCATGGAAAGATCACCAAATTAATATTATCGACACCCCAGGCCACGTTGACTTCACGATTGAAGTTGAGCGTTCTATGCGTGTTCTTGATGGCGCTGTAGCTGTATTTTGTGCAGTTGGTGGCGTTCAACCACAATCTGAAACGGTTTGGAGACAAGCGAATCGCTACAAAGTTCCAAGAATGGTATTTGTTAATAAAATGGACCGCGTTGGTGCAGATTTCTATAACGTTGAAGCACAAATTAAAAATCGTTTAAAAGCAAACCCAGTACCTATTCAAATTCCTATTGGTGCAGAAGAAAACTTTAAAGGTGTGATTGATCTCGTAGAGATGAAAGCACTTGTTTGGGATGATGACGCGGCTATGGGTTCAAACTACCAAGTCGTTGAAATTCCAGCAGACCTAATGGATAAAGCAACTGAATATCGAGAGAGAATGGTTGAAGCTGTTTCTGAGACCAGTGATGAGTTGATGGAAAAATACCTTGGTGGCGAAGTGCTTACCAATGTTGAAATTAAAGCAGGTATTAAAGCGGGATGTCTAGCAATGACATTTATCCCTATGATTTGTGGAACAGCCTTTAAAAACAAAGGTGTTCAACCCCTTCTTGACGCGGTTATTGATTATATGCCAGCTCCTACGGAAGTACACGCAATTAAAGGCGAGTATGAAGATGGACATGAGTGTGTTGTTGATTCAACCGATGAGGGTGAATTTGCTGCACTTGCATTTAAAATTATGACCGATCCTTTCGTTGGTCAATTGACCTTCGTTCGTGTTTACCGTGGTTCATTGGAAAGCGGAAGTTATGCGTACAATACCACCAAAGATAAAAAAGAGAGAATTGGTCGTTTGCTAAAAATGCATGCGAACAAAAGAGAAGAGATCAAAGTCCTTCACTCAGGTGAAATCGGTGCGGTTGTAGGTCTTAAAGACACACTAACGGGTGATACACTTGCAAGTGAAAAAGATCCTGTCATTTTAGAGCGAATGGTGTTTCCAGACCCTGTTATCTCTGTTGCCGTTGAGCCTAAAACCAAAGCGGATCAAGAGAAAATGGGTATTGCACTTCAAAAATTGGCTCAAGAAGATCCAAGCTTTAGAGTTGAAACCGATGAAGAGAGTGGTCAAACGATCATTTCTGGTATGGGTGAGCTTCACTTAGAGATTCTTGTTGATCGTATGCTTAGAGAGTTTAAAGTAAGTGCTGAAGTTGGACAACCTCAAGTTGCTTACCGTGAAACGATTCGTGCTTCCGTTAATCAAGAGTATAAATACGCAAAACAATCAGGTGGTCGTGGACAATACGGTCACGTTTACCTCAAAATTGAACCTCAAGATGCGGGTAAGGGTTATGAATTTGTTAACGATATCAAAGGTGGAGCGATTCCAAAAGAGTTTATTCCTGCCGTTGATAAAGGTATCAAAGAAGCACTTGGTGCGGGTGTACTTGCGGGTTATAAAGTGGAAGACATTAAAGTTACCCTTTATGATGGAAGTTACCATGATGTTGACTCCTCTGAGATGGCATTTAAACTCGCTGCTTCTATGGGCTTTAAAGAGGGTTGTCGTAAGGCAAAACCGGTTATTCTTGAGCCTATCATGAAAGTGGAAGTTGAAACACCTGAGGACTTTATGGGTGATGTTATCGGCGATCTTAACCGTCGTCGTGGACAAATTAACTCAATGGATGATAGAAGTGGTAACAAAATTGTTAACGCATTCTGCCCATTGGCTGAAATGTTCGGTTACTCTACGGATCTTAGAAGTCAAACTCAAGGTCGTGCTTCTTACTCTATGGAATTCGATCATTATGATGAAGTACCTAGAAACGTTGCCGAAGAGATTATCAAAAAACGTAACGGTTAA
- a CDS encoding methionine ABC transporter permease has protein sequence MEQTIIGFFEKSLVMKSVLIDALMETLTMSLVSTFLATFIGFLLAIVLIITDKNGISPNQYTYKFLDVTINMLRSFPFIILIIVLFPVTKFLVGKHTGTFAMIVPLTIGTAPFIARMIEGAFKEVDQSVIEAAQSFGTNKFQIIFRVLLPEAYPSIISAITLSLIIIVGFSAMAGTVGGGGLGAVAMNYGYYRFDALYIFWTVFILIVLVQIFQSMGDILYKIVKH, from the coding sequence ATGGAACAGACAATTATAGGCTTTTTTGAAAAATCTTTGGTCATGAAAAGTGTCTTAATCGATGCGCTCATGGAGACACTCACGATGAGCCTTGTTTCAACGTTTTTGGCAACGTTCATAGGCTTTTTACTAGCGATTGTGCTCATAATCACCGATAAAAATGGCATTTCACCCAATCAATACACCTACAAATTTTTAGATGTCACGATCAATATGTTACGCTCATTTCCGTTTATTATCCTCATCATTGTCTTATTTCCCGTGACAAAATTTTTGGTCGGAAAGCATACGGGAACATTTGCGATGATCGTACCACTCACGATTGGAACAGCCCCTTTTATCGCGCGAATGATCGAAGGCGCTTTTAAAGAGGTGGATCAAAGTGTCATTGAAGCAGCGCAATCGTTTGGAACGAACAAATTTCAGATTATTTTCCGTGTTCTGCTTCCTGAAGCGTATCCTAGCATTATCTCTGCGATTACCCTCTCGTTGATCATCATTGTTGGTTTTTCAGCGATGGCAGGAACCGTTGGTGGTGGCGGTCTTGGCGCGGTGGCGATGAATTATGGTTACTACCGCTTTGACGCACTGTATATCTTTTGGACGGTTTTTATTTTGATCGTGCTTGTCCAGATTTTTCAAAGTATGGGTGATATTCTCTATAAAATCGTAAAACATTAA
- the rpsL gene encoding 30S ribosomal protein S12 — protein sequence MPTINQLVRNERKKVIKKSKSPALDKCPQRRGVCTRVYTTTPKKPNSALRKVAKVKLTSGFEVISYIGGEGHNLQEHSIVLVRGGRVKDLPGVKYHIVRGALDTSGVAKRTVSRSKYGTKRPKAK from the coding sequence GTGCCAACCATTAACCAACTCGTCAGAAATGAGAGAAAAAAGGTGATTAAGAAATCAAAATCACCTGCACTTGATAAGTGCCCTCAAAGAAGAGGCGTTTGTACAAGAGTTTATACGACAACTCCTAAGAAACCAAACTCTGCTTTGAGAAAAGTTGCCAAAGTCAAATTGACCAGCGGTTTTGAAGTCATTAGCTACATCGGTGGCGAGGGACACAACCTACAAGAACACTCCATTGTATTGGTACGTGGCGGTAGGGTAAAAGATTTACCAGGTGTTAAGTACCATATCGTACGTGGTGCGCTTGATACTTCAGGTGTTGCAAAAAGAACGGTGTCTAGAAGTAAATACGGTACAAAAAGACCAAAAGCTAAATAA
- a CDS encoding MATE family efflux transporter — protein sequence MDSTSLTHKPIPLLLRQLAIPSSLGMLFNTLYNIVDTYYAGLISTEALAALSASSFLFFFIIGMAYGGTSALTALIGHAYGKQHFFLASIIAKKGVALVVTVGIFLGLLGFCFASELLTWIGTEERYHALALSYIEVILLGTSFFFANFALNSVLYATGDTKSYRNTLIFGFFANIAFNPLFIYGWGFIPAMGIGGIAFATVLVQVINAGYLLYKSLKTGLIGFTCKAHFYPDRRIYKTFFTQAMPPGLNMLMMSFGSLIALHFVTLYGYQAVAGYGIGFRVEQLMLLPSLGISSAVLSLVSNNMGAGKFERVRQTLFYALVYGYTLSFIGMGVLWFSGEWLVSQFDPSVEVIRSGTTYIYVMLFLFFGYVTHFSCVATLQGIKKPAMIFYVGFFRQILAPSIVFTLCVNYWELSFVWMWIGLGGIVYSSALFLLVYTYRQLPHRPIARA from the coding sequence ATGGATTCAACGTCACTGACCCATAAACCTATCCCATTGCTTTTGCGTCAACTTGCCATTCCTTCGAGTCTTGGGATGCTTTTTAACACCTTGTACAACATCGTTGACACCTACTATGCGGGGCTTATCTCCACCGAAGCACTCGCAGCACTCTCCGCCTCTTCGTTTCTCTTTTTTTTCATCATTGGGATGGCGTACGGTGGCACGAGTGCTTTAACCGCACTCATTGGGCATGCGTATGGAAAACAGCACTTCTTTCTTGCAAGCATTATCGCTAAAAAAGGAGTTGCGCTGGTGGTAACTGTGGGCATTTTTTTGGGGCTTTTAGGGTTTTGTTTTGCCTCGGAGCTGCTCACATGGATCGGAACGGAGGAGCGTTACCACGCGCTTGCGCTTAGTTACATCGAGGTGATTTTACTGGGCACCTCTTTTTTCTTTGCCAATTTTGCGCTCAACAGTGTTCTGTATGCAACGGGCGATACGAAGAGTTATCGCAACACCCTTATTTTTGGCTTTTTTGCCAATATTGCATTCAACCCTCTTTTCATTTACGGTTGGGGATTTATTCCTGCGATGGGCATCGGTGGCATTGCGTTTGCTACGGTTTTAGTCCAAGTGATTAACGCAGGGTATCTGCTGTATAAAAGTCTTAAAACTGGGCTGATCGGCTTTACATGTAAAGCGCATTTTTACCCAGATCGTCGCATCTACAAAACGTTTTTCACCCAAGCAATGCCACCAGGGCTCAATATGCTGATGATGTCCTTTGGCTCACTGATCGCCCTTCATTTTGTCACCTTGTATGGCTACCAAGCGGTTGCGGGATATGGCATCGGGTTTCGTGTGGAGCAGTTGATGTTATTGCCCTCTCTTGGCATTAGCAGTGCGGTGCTGAGTCTTGTGTCCAATAACATGGGCGCAGGCAAATTTGAACGGGTGCGTCAAACGCTTTTTTATGCGCTTGTTTATGGCTACACACTCAGTTTCATCGGCATGGGCGTTTTGTGGTTTAGCGGAGAGTGGTTGGTCTCGCAGTTTGACCCAAGCGTGGAAGTGATACGTTCTGGCACAACTTACATCTATGTGATGCTCTTTCTCTTTTTCGGTTACGTGACCCATTTTTCGTGTGTCGCCACCTTGCAAGGCATCAAAAAACCTGCGATGATTTTCTACGTCGGATTCTTCCGCCAAATCTTAGCGCCTAGCATTGTGTTCACTCTGTGTGTGAACTATTGGGAGCTCTCCTTTGTCTGGATGTGGATAGGTCTTGGAGGCATTGTGTACAGTTCTGCTCTGTTTTTACTCGTTTACACCTACCGTCAACTGCCTCATCGACCGATCGCAAGGGCGTAG
- a CDS encoding MetQ/NlpA family ABC transporter substrate-binding protein, protein MYKRLGVLLVGAVLAFSGCSGDKKGEDKAASKEDKSAKTIIVGATPVPHSEILEIAKPLLAKEGYTLEIKVFNDYVIPNKVTDSGEIDANFFQHTPYLKEFNKSQGTKLVSVGNIHIEPIGVYSKKIKALSELKEGDSVAIPNDPSNAGRALDVLVNAGLIKLKDAEHKTKLDIVENPKNLTFTELEAAQLPRVIEDFTIAVINTNYALPAGLNPSTDALALESANSPYANILVVKAGNENSDKTKALLKAVQSDEVKKFIVEKYKGAIVPAF, encoded by the coding sequence ATGTATAAACGTTTAGGAGTTCTTTTAGTGGGAGCCGTGCTTGCATTTAGTGGCTGCAGTGGCGATAAAAAAGGTGAAGACAAAGCCGCTTCAAAAGAAGATAAAAGTGCGAAAACGATTATTGTTGGCGCAACACCCGTGCCACACTCTGAGATATTGGAAATTGCAAAACCTCTTTTAGCCAAAGAAGGCTATACGCTTGAAATTAAAGTGTTTAATGATTATGTCATTCCCAATAAAGTCACTGACAGTGGTGAGATTGATGCAAACTTTTTTCAGCATACACCGTATCTTAAGGAGTTTAACAAAAGTCAAGGAACGAAGCTTGTGAGCGTTGGGAATATTCACATTGAACCAATTGGTGTTTACTCTAAAAAGATTAAAGCGCTTTCTGAGCTTAAAGAGGGTGATAGTGTTGCAATCCCCAATGACCCAAGTAATGCTGGACGCGCTTTGGATGTTTTAGTAAACGCGGGGCTTATCAAACTTAAAGATGCTGAGCATAAAACTAAACTGGACATCGTTGAAAATCCAAAAAATCTTACTTTTACAGAGCTCGAAGCGGCGCAACTTCCTCGTGTGATCGAAGATTTTACAATTGCGGTCATTAACACCAACTACGCTCTTCCTGCAGGACTCAATCCAAGTACCGATGCACTAGCATTGGAGTCTGCCAATTCTCCATACGCGAATATTTTAGTCGTCAAAGCGGGTAATGAAAATAGCGACAAAACCAAAGCCCTTCTCAAAGCGGTTCAATCCGATGAAGTGAAGAAATTTATCGTTGAAAAATACAAAGGTGCTATTGTTCCTGCTTTCTAA
- a CDS encoding aldo/keto reductase family protein produces the protein MHYITTNQNIPIPSMLYGTAWKKERTADLVALALESGFRGIDTACQPKHYEEALVGEGCARFYSQGGKREELFLQTKFTPLNAHDSQRVPYDSHASLEEQILTSCHVSKQNLQTDYLDSFLLHSPLFPYVNLLKAWKVFESLFDKGDVRHIGISNCYDPSLLHKLFEDARIKPSIVQNRFYADVHYDTTLRAWANEKGMIYQSFWTLSANPHILHSLILQEIAQNYSKSAAQIFYRYVMHQGIIPLNGTTSAQHMKEDLSICEFTLSPLEIARIDALLV, from the coding sequence ATGCACTACATTACTACCAATCAAAATATCCCGATTCCATCCATGCTTTATGGCACCGCATGGAAAAAAGAGCGCACAGCAGATTTAGTCGCCTTAGCACTTGAAAGCGGTTTTAGAGGCATTGATACGGCGTGCCAACCTAAGCATTATGAAGAAGCACTCGTCGGCGAAGGGTGTGCTCGTTTTTACTCCCAAGGAGGCAAGCGAGAAGAGCTTTTTCTTCAAACCAAATTCACACCACTGAACGCTCATGACTCCCAAAGGGTGCCCTACGACTCACATGCCTCGTTGGAAGAGCAGATTCTCACATCGTGTCATGTCTCCAAGCAAAATTTGCAAACAGACTATTTGGACTCTTTTTTATTGCATTCACCCCTTTTTCCTTATGTGAATTTACTCAAAGCTTGGAAAGTCTTTGAATCGCTGTTTGACAAAGGGGATGTCCGCCATATCGGCATTAGCAACTGTTACGATCCTTCGTTGCTGCACAAACTCTTTGAAGATGCACGCATTAAACCCTCCATCGTTCAAAACCGTTTTTACGCAGACGTTCATTACGATACAACGCTTCGTGCGTGGGCAAACGAAAAAGGGATGATTTATCAGAGTTTTTGGACGCTGAGTGCCAATCCACACATTTTACATTCGCTCATTCTTCAAGAAATTGCCCAAAATTACAGCAAAAGTGCTGCGCAAATTTTCTACCGTTATGTGATGCACCAAGGTATTATCCCCCTCAATGGCACAACCTCCGCGCAGCATATGAAAGAGGATTTAAGTATCTGTGAGTTTACGCTCAGCCCTCTTGAAATAGCGCGCATTGATGCGCTACTGGTGTGA
- a CDS encoding SagB family peptide dehydrogenase, with the protein MLSYHAQTMHSYSSVRTKSHSIDWDHPPKQFKIYPETFTRIPLDKKSPDHRFFYLIGGITAQKSYPGVTYALRTNPSAGALYPTEIYVQIRGMEGFENGIYHLCPYETSLVLLYPLPEDEGVESFLHVKKIKGFVFLFSTLYYRSSWKYKDRAFRYCLHDTGHMIGTLEASCLLSAKSYCILYTMDKKGLNTLFGFTQEEFFLSSAIVGEEDETLTCKAPMLSLPYVNGTGFFEANARVEAVYESTCALLPKQQTTTMPAFNVDKERFMQAIWKRRSIRDFAQKPLSKEEFLAVMDFITQPIASDCDAVVEIYAIINRVEGMEQGVWKEGIYLQSGDFARKAGYLCLEQALGEESGVTFFLVGNEDKNYQAMVQKAGIIGHRMYVMSEYMGFGCSGIGAYYDEEVMAFLDTQGMILYALAIGR; encoded by the coding sequence ATGTTGTCTTACCATGCCCAAACGATGCACTCATACAGCTCTGTGCGCACTAAGTCTCACAGCATTGACTGGGATCATCCACCCAAACAATTTAAAATTTACCCTGAAACGTTTACGCGCATTCCGCTTGATAAAAAGAGTCCCGATCACCGCTTTTTTTATTTGATTGGCGGTATCACCGCACAAAAAAGTTACCCAGGTGTGACGTATGCTCTGCGCACCAATCCCAGTGCTGGGGCACTGTACCCGACCGAAATCTATGTGCAGATACGAGGTATGGAAGGCTTTGAAAATGGCATTTACCATCTCTGTCCTTATGAAACGTCGCTTGTATTGCTGTACCCGTTGCCTGAGGATGAAGGCGTTGAGAGCTTTTTACATGTAAAGAAAATCAAAGGGTTTGTCTTTCTTTTTTCAACCTTGTACTATCGCTCTTCATGGAAGTACAAAGATCGTGCATTTCGCTACTGTTTGCACGACACGGGGCACATGATAGGCACACTTGAGGCTTCGTGTCTGCTGAGTGCAAAGTCATATTGCATTCTTTACACGATGGATAAAAAGGGTTTAAACACGCTTTTTGGATTCACGCAAGAGGAGTTTTTTCTCTCCTCAGCCATCGTTGGCGAAGAAGATGAAACGCTTACATGTAAAGCGCCAATGCTAAGCTTGCCGTATGTCAATGGCACAGGATTTTTTGAAGCCAATGCGCGTGTGGAAGCGGTGTATGAATCCACGTGTGCACTTTTGCCTAAGCAGCAAACGACAACAATGCCTGCGTTTAACGTGGATAAAGAGCGTTTCATGCAAGCGATTTGGAAGCGTCGCTCCATTCGTGACTTTGCCCAAAAGCCTCTCTCCAAAGAGGAGTTTTTAGCTGTTATGGATTTTATAACCCAGCCCATTGCGAGTGATTGCGATGCCGTGGTGGAAATCTATGCGATCATCAACCGTGTGGAGGGAATGGAGCAGGGCGTTTGGAAGGAGGGTATTTATCTGCAAAGCGGTGATTTTGCACGCAAAGCAGGGTACCTTTGCTTGGAGCAAGCCTTAGGCGAAGAGAGCGGTGTTACCTTCTTTTTAGTAGGGAACGAGGATAAAAACTACCAAGCAATGGTGCAAAAAGCAGGAATTATCGGGCATCGTATGTATGTGATGAGTGAATACATGGGCTTTGGGTGCAGTGGTATTGGGGCGTATTATGATGAAGAGGTGATGGCGTTTTTAGACACGCAGGGCATGATTCTCTACGCCCTTGCGATCGGTCGATGA
- a CDS encoding methionine ABC transporter ATP-binding protein, with protein sequence MIDIKHLSKSFNDQKVLDDISLHVNAGEIFAIVGHSGAGKSTLLRCINGLERFSDGDLMVLDKEVKILNERGLSELRSQIGMIFQNFSLLNQKNVYENIALPMKVWGYSKEAIQKRVDELLNLVGLESKKFVYPKELSGGQKQRVAIARALTLNPKILLSDEATSALDPNTTKSILELLQEINIKLGVTIIIVTHEMDVVKRVASRALLLEDGKVIGLGRIEDLFLRPDEKMMRFLGEDEELPTKGVNIRLFFPSNVSYQPIVTQMARELNINFNIVWGKLEKLNDHVVGSLVINIDEQSASTITHYLHEKTEVIWEAL encoded by the coding sequence GTGATAGACATAAAACATCTCAGCAAATCTTTTAATGATCAAAAAGTTTTAGATGACATCAGTTTACATGTAAACGCAGGTGAAATATTTGCCATCGTTGGACACAGTGGTGCTGGCAAATCAACACTGCTTCGTTGCATCAACGGGCTTGAACGCTTTAGCGATGGCGATCTTATGGTGTTAGACAAAGAGGTTAAAATCCTCAATGAGCGCGGTCTTAGTGAACTAAGAAGTCAAATTGGTATGATTTTTCAAAATTTTTCGTTACTCAATCAAAAAAATGTCTATGAAAACATTGCACTTCCTATGAAAGTGTGGGGTTACAGCAAAGAAGCCATTCAAAAAAGAGTCGATGAACTCCTCAATCTTGTGGGACTGGAGAGTAAAAAATTTGTCTATCCCAAAGAGCTCAGCGGTGGTCAAAAACAGCGTGTTGCGATTGCCAGAGCACTTACACTCAATCCCAAAATCCTTCTCAGCGATGAAGCCACATCTGCACTTGATCCCAATACCACCAAATCCATTTTAGAGCTTCTACAAGAGATCAACATTAAACTGGGCGTTACGATCATCATTGTCACGCATGAAATGGACGTTGTCAAAAGAGTCGCATCGCGTGCGTTGCTTTTGGAAGATGGAAAAGTGATTGGGCTTGGTCGGATTGAAGATCTTTTTTTAAGACCCGATGAAAAGATGATGCGATTTCTTGGTGAAGATGAAGAGCTCCCAACAAAAGGTGTGAATATAAGGCTTTTCTTCCCCAGTAATGTCTCGTATCAGCCCATCGTAACTCAGATGGCGCGCGAGCTTAATATCAATTTTAATATCGTCTGGGGAAAGCTTGAAAAGCTCAATGATCATGTCGTTGGCTCGCTTGTTATCAATATAGACGAACAAAGCGCAAGCACAATTACCCACTATTTGCACGAAAAAACGGAAGTCATTTGGGAGGCACTCTAA
- the yedA gene encoding drug/metabolite exporter YedA — protein sequence MNALHVNENLAIEYKKTIMTVVALLSVYIVWGSTYLGIKIAIETFPPFLMAGIRFLIAGALLYGFVVVKEKKHPKLIEWRDTTIIGTLLLLGGNGLVVIAEKTIPSSIAAIVIATVPLWMIVIAWLLKSQTRPNKSTLIGTLIGFIGVVILMFPSDQEHLHFDTFGLLLTFLAAILWSFGSIYSQKATLPTSVMLSTAMQMLSGGLVLMITATLFGEWQQFHIETLSSRSLFALAYLIFIGSLVGFSAYVWLLKNVSPYLASTYAFVNPMVALFLGYFFADEVLSVKALIATVLIISAVVMITLSKARKRSHQ from the coding sequence ATGAATGCTTTACATGTAAACGAAAATCTAGCGATAGAATACAAAAAAACCATTATGACTGTCGTGGCATTGCTAAGTGTGTACATTGTCTGGGGCAGTACCTATTTGGGGATTAAAATTGCCATCGAAACTTTTCCACCTTTTTTAATGGCGGGGATTCGCTTCCTTATCGCAGGGGCACTTTTGTATGGTTTTGTCGTGGTGAAAGAGAAAAAGCATCCCAAGCTTATTGAGTGGAGAGATACCACAATCATTGGCACGTTGTTGCTTTTGGGTGGTAATGGGCTTGTCGTGATTGCTGAAAAAACAATTCCTTCTTCGATTGCCGCTATTGTGATTGCAACGGTGCCTTTGTGGATGATAGTGATCGCTTGGCTACTGAAAAGTCAAACAAGACCCAACAAAAGTACGCTTATAGGAACTCTCATCGGCTTTATCGGTGTGGTGATTTTGATGTTTCCCTCGGATCAAGAGCATCTTCACTTTGATACATTTGGGCTATTGTTGACATTCTTAGCGGCTATTTTATGGTCATTCGGTTCTATCTATTCTCAAAAAGCAACCTTGCCAACTTCGGTGATGCTCTCAACTGCCATGCAGATGCTTAGCGGTGGCTTGGTTTTAATGATCACTGCCACGCTCTTTGGCGAATGGCAACAGTTTCATATAGAAACGCTCTCTTCGCGCTCGTTGTTTGCTTTGGCGTATTTGATTTTTATCGGCTCTTTGGTGGGCTTTAGTGCCTATGTCTGGCTCTTAAAAAATGTCTCACCCTATCTTGCCTCAACCTATGCCTTTGTCAATCCGATGGTCGCACTTTTTTTAGGATACTTTTTTGCCGATGAAGTGCTAAGTGTGAAAGCGTTAATTGCAACGGTGTTGATTATCAGCGCGGTTGTGATGATCACCCTCTCAAAAGCCAGAAAAAGATCACACCAGTAG